The Candidatus Omnitrophota bacterium DNA window GACGGTATACATAGCGTCGGCGGTACGCACTTTTACAAAACAGCAAGAGAAGAAAACAGAAAGATCCAAGCATAAGGAGGAATGATATGGACGCTACATTGGTCGCGGTAAGCTCGATCATAACATCGGGTGTTACCATCGGGCTGGGAGCGATAGCCCCGGCACTTGGGGAAGGTCTTGCGGTCGCAAGGGGCCTGGCGGCGATAGCCCAGCAGCCCGATGAATCGAACACCATAATCAGAACGCTTTTTGTGGGCCTGGCCATGATAGAATCGACGGCCATTTACTGCCTGGTCATATCCATAATACTCATATTCGCGAATCCCTTCTGGAACCAGGCCGTAGCCATGGCGGGAGGCAAATAAATGATCGATCTATTCACGGTAGCCGCACAGATAGTGAATTTCCTTATCCTGGTGTGGATACTGCACCATTTTCTTTTTCGCAGGATAGTAAGGGCCATGGATGAACGCCAGGAGAGGATCCGGTCCCGATTCAGTGAGGCAGAAAAGGCCAAAGAAGAAGCGGAAGACCAGATGAGCAGGATAAAGGAAAAAAGAGAAGAACTTGAAAAGGAAAAGGACCAGATCCTGGAGAAGGCCAGGCGCCGGGCGGGGGAAGAAAAGAGCAGCATGCTCGAGGATGCTCGCAAAGAGCTGGACCGAATGCGAAAAGAGTGGCGGGACCAGGTGGAGGAGGAGAAGCAGGACTTCCTCAGAGAACTCAAGCAAAAGACCGGAGAGGAGGTCTGTCAGATCCTGAGGAAAATGACCTCTGAGCTTGCTAATAAAGAGCTGGAGGAAGCCGCGGTGGAAGCCCTTATAAAACGTTTAAGTTCGATGGAGAATGAACAGAGCGAAAAAATACGGAACTTTCTCAAGGATTCCGGCGGTTCGCTGAAGGTAGTGAGCACTTTTACCGTAGGTGACGAACTTAAGGAACGGCTCAATGAA harbors:
- a CDS encoding F0F1 ATP synthase subunit C — its product is MDATLVAVSSIITSGVTIGLGAIAPALGEGLAVARGLAAIAQQPDESNTIIRTLFVGLAMIESTAIYCLVISIILIFANPFWNQAVAMAGGK